A genomic stretch from Bradyrhizobium sp. 195 includes:
- a CDS encoding aldose epimerase family protein — protein MAGSKIEKDVFGTLPDGRNVERIVLRGERGFEARIITHGAVIQALIAPDAKGGYDDVVLGHDAFAGYLAERKFLGATVGRYANRIAKGQFSLDGETIQLPVNNGPNALHGGLDGFDRKLWEIAAIEDGAQPAVTLTYTSPHGEENYPGKLDVRLTYRITGPSELSLEMEARTDRPTIVNLTNHSFFNLEGATSGTPILDHKLTVAAEHFLAIDPTAIPLPGPPRSVASTPFDFRDAQAVGARIRESHEQLQSGRGYDHTYCLARDGKLALAARLEAPRSGRIMELFTDQPGLQVYSGNYLDGTISGKGGKLIRQSDAMCLEPHIWPDAPNRPDFPSPRLGPGEVYRHHTVYRFGVRTP, from the coding sequence ATGGCTGGCTCAAAAATCGAAAAAGATGTCTTCGGAACACTGCCGGACGGCCGCAACGTCGAGCGCATCGTGCTGCGCGGTGAGCGTGGGTTCGAAGCGCGCATCATCACCCATGGCGCGGTGATCCAGGCGCTGATCGCGCCGGACGCCAAAGGCGGATATGACGACGTCGTGCTCGGCCATGACGCCTTCGCCGGCTACCTCGCCGAGCGCAAGTTCCTGGGCGCCACCGTCGGCCGCTACGCCAACCGCATCGCCAAAGGACAGTTTTCGCTCGACGGCGAAACGATACAGCTTCCCGTCAACAACGGTCCGAACGCGCTGCATGGTGGCCTCGACGGTTTTGACCGCAAGCTCTGGGAGATTGCTGCGATCGAGGACGGCGCCCAGCCCGCGGTGACGCTCACTTATACGAGCCCGCATGGCGAGGAGAACTATCCCGGCAAGCTCGACGTCCGCCTGACCTATCGCATCACTGGCCCGTCCGAGCTGTCACTTGAGATGGAGGCGCGGACCGACCGGCCGACCATCGTCAACCTGACCAACCACAGCTTCTTCAATCTGGAGGGCGCAACATCCGGCACGCCGATCCTTGACCACAAGCTCACGGTCGCGGCCGAGCATTTCCTTGCCATCGATCCCACCGCGATTCCGCTGCCCGGTCCGCCGCGTAGCGTTGCCAGCACGCCGTTCGACTTCCGCGACGCCCAGGCGGTCGGCGCGCGTATCCGCGAGAGCCACGAGCAATTGCAGAGCGGCAGGGGCTACGACCACACCTACTGCCTCGCCCGTGACGGCAAGCTGGCGCTGGCCGCGCGGCTGGAGGCACCGCGCTCGGGGCGGATCATGGAGCTGTTCACCGACCAGCCCGGCCTTCAGGTCTATTCCGGCAATTATCTCGACGGCACGATTTCGGGGAAGGGCGGCAAGCTCATCCGGCAGTCGGACGCCATGTGCCTGGAGCCGCACATCTGGCCCGATGCGCCGAACCGGCCGGATTTTCCGAGCCCGCGCCTTGGGCCCGGCGAAGTCTACCGCCATCACACGGTCTATCGCTTCGGAGTGAGGACGCCATGA
- a CDS encoding SMP-30/gluconolactonase/LRE family protein, protein MEQVPTSILSDDPCHLGEGPTYDVTTDTAWWFDIREGRLFEAQLGRGSIRVHALGRMASALGRIDAERQLIVAEDGLYVRKLVDGVMTLLLPLEADNPATRSNDCRVHQSGTFWIGTMGKKAEPKAGAIYALHRGKISTLFPGISIPNSICFSPDGATGYFTDTPRAVLYAVPLNPATGLPRGEPEVLLRHTGIGGLDGSVCDADGQIWNACWGASRIDVYSPQGERLRSLSVPAKQASCPAFVGPDLSRLLVTSAWQDMDAAARAADPQAGCTFLLEASARGRAEPDVKLA, encoded by the coding sequence ATGGAACAGGTGCCGACCTCGATTCTTTCGGACGATCCCTGCCATCTCGGCGAGGGTCCGACCTACGACGTAACCACCGATACCGCCTGGTGGTTCGACATCCGCGAGGGACGGCTGTTCGAGGCGCAACTCGGCCGTGGCAGCATCCGCGTCCATGCGCTCGGCCGGATGGCGAGTGCGCTCGGGCGCATCGATGCCGAGCGGCAGTTGATCGTCGCCGAGGACGGGCTTTACGTCCGCAAGCTCGTTGACGGCGTGATGACGCTGTTGCTTCCGCTCGAAGCCGACAATCCAGCCACGCGCTCCAATGATTGCCGCGTGCACCAGTCCGGCACGTTCTGGATCGGGACCATGGGCAAGAAGGCCGAGCCGAAGGCCGGGGCGATCTACGCGCTCCATCGCGGCAAGATCTCGACGCTGTTTCCCGGCATCAGCATCCCCAACTCGATCTGCTTCTCGCCGGATGGCGCCACCGGCTATTTCACCGACACCCCGCGTGCGGTGCTCTACGCTGTCCCGCTCAATCCTGCGACCGGCCTGCCGCGCGGCGAGCCGGAGGTGCTCCTGCGCCACACCGGCATCGGGGGCCTCGACGGTTCGGTGTGCGATGCTGACGGGCAGATCTGGAATGCGTGCTGGGGCGCGAGCCGCATCGACGTCTATTCTCCGCAAGGGGAGCGGCTGCGCTCACTGAGCGTGCCGGCAAAGCAGGCGAGTTGTCCCGCTTTCGTCGGCCCCGATCTGTCGCGCCTCCTCGTCACGTCAGCCTGGCAGGATATGGACGCGGCCGCGCGCGCCGCCGATCCGCAAGCCGGTTGCACTTTTCTACTGGAGGCATCCGCGCGCGGTCGCGCGGAGCCCGACGTCAAGCTCGCATAG
- the chvE gene encoding multiple monosaccharide ABC transporter substrate-binding protein: MLKLKTTFLALALAGAASMAIGVTASAQDKATVGIAMPTKSSARWIDDGNNMVKVLKERGYNTDLQYAEDDIPNQLSQVENMVTKGAKALVIAAIDGTTLSDVLKQAKAKGITVIAYDRLIRGTPNVDYYATFDNFQVGVLQAESIVQGLGLKDGKGPFNIELFGGSPDDNNAYFFYNGAMSVLKPYIDSGKLVVASGQMGMDKVATLRWDGATAQARMDNLLSAYYGNKKINAVLSPYDGISIGIISSLKGVGYGSADQPMPIISGQDAEVPSIKAVLRGDQYSTIFKDTRDLAKVTADMVDAALAGKQVTVNDTKTYENGVKTVPSYLLKPVVVYKDNWEKVLVDSGYYKKSQFQ; the protein is encoded by the coding sequence ATGCTGAAACTGAAGACGACATTCCTCGCGCTGGCGCTGGCCGGCGCTGCGTCCATGGCGATAGGCGTTACCGCGTCCGCCCAGGACAAGGCGACCGTGGGCATTGCGATGCCAACCAAATCGTCGGCGCGCTGGATCGACGACGGCAACAACATGGTCAAGGTGCTGAAGGAGCGCGGCTACAACACTGACCTGCAATATGCCGAAGACGACATCCCGAACCAGCTCTCGCAGGTCGAGAACATGGTGACCAAGGGCGCGAAAGCCCTGGTGATCGCGGCGATCGACGGCACCACGCTGTCCGATGTGCTCAAGCAGGCCAAGGCCAAAGGCATTACCGTGATCGCCTACGACCGCCTGATCCGCGGCACGCCGAACGTCGACTATTACGCGACCTTCGACAATTTCCAGGTCGGCGTGCTCCAGGCTGAGTCGATCGTACAGGGCCTCGGTCTCAAGGACGGCAAGGGCCCGTTCAACATCGAGCTGTTCGGCGGCTCGCCTGACGACAACAACGCCTACTTCTTCTACAACGGCGCGATGAGCGTGCTGAAGCCCTACATCGACAGCGGCAAGCTTGTCGTCGCCTCGGGCCAGATGGGCATGGACAAGGTCGCGACGCTGCGCTGGGACGGTGCCACCGCCCAGGCCCGCATGGACAATTTGCTCAGCGCCTACTACGGCAACAAGAAGATCAACGCCGTGCTGTCGCCCTATGACGGCATCTCGATCGGCATCATCTCCTCACTGAAGGGCGTCGGCTATGGCAGCGCCGATCAGCCGATGCCGATCATTTCGGGTCAGGACGCCGAGGTGCCCTCGATCAAGGCGGTGCTGCGCGGCGATCAATATTCGACCATCTTCAAGGACACCCGCGACCTCGCCAAGGTGACCGCCGACATGGTCGATGCCGCGCTGGCCGGCAAGCAGGTCACGGTCAACGACACCAAGACCTACGAGAACGGCGTCAAGACCGTGCCGTCCTATTTGCTCAAGCCGGTCGTGGTCTACAAGGACAATTGGGAGAAGGTTCTGGTCGACAGCGGCTACTACAAGAAGTCGCAGTTCCAGTAG